In Geminocystis sp. NIES-3709, a single genomic region encodes these proteins:
- a CDS encoding cation:dicarboxylate symporter family transporter produces the protein MNEEIFINNKSQKSLLIPILIGIFCGVLLGGFLPIWGKGIYFLGELFINALLMLVIPLVITSIITV, from the coding sequence ATGAATGAAGAAATATTTATTAACAATAAATCCCAAAAATCTTTATTAATTCCAATTTTAATTGGCATTTTTTGTGGTGTTTTGTTAGGTGGGTTTTTACCTATTTGGGGTAAAGGAATTTATTTTTTAGGAGAATTATTTATAAATGCTTTACTTATGTTAGTAATTCCGTTAGTTATAACTTCAATAATTACCGTGTAA
- the mrdA gene encoding penicillin-binding protein 2, with the protein MNNNYMGLANLVKKPIRKTTTKVYEPKKVWLTVGQKDQPIFIMVVISLFLFGAIGLRLGYLQIVEGDKYSLKADSNRTKIIPKPPVRGNLFDRKGRILGATKLSHSAYLWPVVQKKENWLQIRTMLANILNIPEDKLQELLEKEGYDSPTLVRIARNLTPQQITAIEENRDILSEVEVDTDTVRYYPQGKVGSHILGYTREINGEELKARQNEGYRMGDVIGKMGAEAGFESELRGEWGGILMERDGSGKVIRKLGIKEAKAGNDVTLTLDLELQKVAEKALGDRKGAVVALDPRDGAVLSMVSYPAFDPNIFSGRITEQIWQEVQGKGNPFINRALVGFPPASTFKIVTATAGMESGKYSPSTVLPTYAYLRVGGTAFGEWNRSGFGPMGFVSALAWSSNTFFGQIGNGVGGETLIKWSRNYGFGSKTGIEIPEESGGLIADQEWKQKRFNWDWTVGDTVNMSIGQGFTLATPLQVAVMFAVPANGGYKVIPHLYQDKATYLKKRESLNLKPQTVNTLREGLRAVITRGTGGKVALSGVAVAGKSGTAEAPPGKSHAWFGGYAPYDKPEIVVVAFVEHSGGGGGSTAGPIVRQVLEAYFQNK; encoded by the coding sequence ATAAATAACAATTACATGGGATTAGCAAATTTAGTCAAAAAACCGATAAGAAAAACCACGACGAAAGTTTATGAACCGAAAAAAGTTTGGTTAACGGTAGGACAAAAAGATCAACCTATATTTATTATGGTGGTAATTAGTCTTTTTTTATTTGGTGCTATTGGTCTTCGTCTAGGATACCTACAAATTGTTGAAGGTGACAAGTATTCTCTCAAAGCTGATAGTAATCGCACTAAAATCATTCCTAAACCCCCCGTAAGAGGTAATTTATTCGATCGAAAAGGAAGAATATTAGGCGCAACCAAACTATCTCATTCCGCCTATTTATGGCCAGTAGTACAAAAAAAAGAAAATTGGCTTCAAATAAGAACAATGTTAGCCAATATCCTCAATATCCCCGAAGACAAACTACAAGAACTTTTAGAAAAAGAAGGTTATGATTCTCCTACATTAGTACGCATTGCTCGGAATTTAACACCCCAACAAATCACCGCTATTGAAGAAAATCGAGACATCCTTTCGGAAGTAGAAGTCGATACCGATACTGTTCGATATTATCCCCAAGGAAAAGTTGGCTCTCATATTTTAGGCTATACCAGAGAAATTAACGGCGAGGAATTGAAAGCGAGACAAAATGAAGGTTATCGCATGGGGGATGTGATTGGAAAAATGGGAGCAGAGGCCGGTTTTGAGTCAGAATTGCGGGGAGAATGGGGGGGGATACTGATGGAAAGAGATGGCTCTGGAAAAGTGATCCGTAAACTAGGTATTAAAGAAGCTAAGGCAGGAAATGATGTTACTTTAACCCTTGATTTAGAATTACAAAAAGTCGCAGAAAAAGCCCTCGGCGATCGTAAAGGTGCTGTAGTTGCTCTTGATCCCAGAGATGGTGCAGTATTATCTATGGTAAGTTATCCTGCTTTTGATCCGAATATTTTTTCAGGCAGAATTACTGAACAAATCTGGCAAGAAGTACAAGGAAAAGGCAACCCGTTTATTAATCGAGCCTTAGTAGGATTTCCTCCAGCTTCTACCTTTAAAATCGTCACAGCCACAGCCGGGATGGAGTCTGGGAAATATTCTCCTAGCACCGTATTACCAACTTATGCCTATCTAAGAGTGGGCGGTACTGCTTTTGGGGAATGGAATCGATCGGGTTTTGGCCCTATGGGATTTGTAAGTGCTTTAGCATGGAGTAGTAACACTTTTTTTGGTCAAATCGGCAATGGAGTCGGTGGAGAAACCTTGATAAAATGGTCAAGAAACTACGGTTTTGGTAGTAAGACAGGCATTGAAATTCCCGAAGAAAGCGGGGGATTAATCGCAGATCAAGAATGGAAACAGAAGCGATTTAACTGGGATTGGACAGTAGGTGATACAGTTAATATGTCGATCGGACAAGGATTTACCCTAGCGACTCCCTTACAAGTAGCAGTAATGTTTGCAGTACCAGCTAATGGTGGTTATAAAGTGATTCCCCATCTTTATCAAGATAAAGCTACCTATTTAAAAAAACGAGAATCCCTCAATTTAAAACCTCAAACCGTCAATACTTTACGGGAAGGATTACGAGCCGTTATAACGAGAGGTACAGGGGGGAAAGTCGCATTATCAGGAGTTGCAGTTGCTGGAAAAAGTGGTACAGCTGAAGCACCACCAGGAAAATCTCATGCTTGGTTTGGGGGATATGCCCCCTATGATAAACCTGAGATCGTTGTAGTAGCTTTTGTGGAGCATTCTGGAGGAGGAGGAGGTTCAACGGCAGGGCCGATCGTCCGACAAGTTTTAGAGGCTTATTTTCAAAATAAATAG
- a CDS encoding peroxiredoxin — protein MALTVGTKAPVFTTTNDQGNTVSLSDFVGKVVILYFYPKDDTPGCTKEAQSFRDNYQEYQDKDIVVLGVSNDDEASHTMFKEKYGLPFQLLADTDRSITKAYDVDGGGYPKRVTYIINGEGVITHVDANVNTSTHAQDILASIS, from the coding sequence ATGGCACTCACCGTTGGTACTAAAGCACCGGTATTCACCACAACAAATGATCAAGGTAACACAGTCTCTTTATCAGATTTTGTCGGTAAAGTAGTAATTTTATATTTTTATCCCAAAGATGATACTCCAGGTTGTACAAAAGAAGCTCAAAGTTTCCGTGACAACTATCAAGAATATCAGGATAAGGACATAGTCGTTTTGGGAGTTAGTAATGATGATGAGGCTTCCCATACAATGTTTAAAGAAAAATATGGTTTACCCTTTCAACTTTTAGCTGATACCGATCGAAGTATTACTAAAGCCTACGATGTTGATGGTGGCGGTTACCCTAAACGAGTTACTTATATCATCAATGGGGAAGGAGTTATCACTCATGTTGACGCTAATGTTAATACTTCTACCCATGCTCAAGATATTTTAGCTTCCATCTCATAA
- a CDS encoding DUF1997 domain-containing protein, with amino-acid sequence MTDSNIPSKEETLRNNPITESELEISSQDPVVFQTHFGGIMEMYSDLDTVANYLNDHQGWFVRCAMPMKAEPFGENGYTLIIGCYGAFGYNVEPQMTVILEPPQANFYYMYSVPNPEFSHEGYEVDYHSKMYIESIPFPSASKGIIEVYNKQKQQTPSEITKVNWQLNLQVKVRFPRFIYKLPLSLLQDTGDRLLSQIVKQVSPRLSYKVQKDFHSRFNLPIPPKTSRTCHQIANND; translated from the coding sequence ATGACAGATTCAAATATTCCCTCCAAAGAAGAAACGTTAAGGAATAACCCTATCACGGAATCAGAATTAGAAATATCTTCTCAAGATCCAGTGGTTTTTCAAACTCACTTTGGTGGTATCATGGAAATGTATAGTGACCTTGATACGGTGGCGAATTATCTTAATGATCATCAAGGATGGTTTGTTCGTTGTGCAATGCCAATGAAAGCAGAACCTTTTGGAGAAAATGGCTATACTTTAATTATTGGTTGTTATGGTGCTTTTGGTTACAATGTTGAACCGCAAATGACGGTAATATTAGAACCTCCTCAAGCTAACTTTTATTATATGTATTCTGTACCTAATCCAGAATTTAGTCACGAAGGTTATGAAGTAGATTATCATTCTAAAATGTATATAGAATCTATTCCCTTTCCTTCTGCTAGTAAAGGTATCATTGAAGTTTATAATAAACAGAAACAACAAACTCCCTCTGAAATTACCAAAGTTAACTGGCAGTTAAATTTACAAGTTAAAGTCAGATTTCCTCGTTTTATCTATAAATTACCTCTGTCTCTTCTTCAGGATACGGGCGATCGACTTTTAAGTCAAATTGTTAAACAAGTTTCTCCCCGTCTCAGTTATAAAGTACAAAAAGATTTCCATTCTCGTTTTAATTTACCTATCCCCCCTAAAACTTCTCGAACTTGTCATCAGATCGCAAATAATGATTAG